DNA sequence from the Glycine soja cultivar W05 chromosome 18, ASM419377v2, whole genome shotgun sequence genome:
AAATTCGAGTTCAGATAATATAGCTAAGGAGGATCTTGTAaactatacttaaaaaaattaacttagcATGGACTTTATTCAATAATGAAAAACTATACAGAAGTAAGATCTGAAGTATACAGAAGCTAGCATGCATGTCCTTTGGTGGCATTATAGAAAATCACTTGCCATGGACAAAAGAAGCAAAGAAACACAATTCAGAAATCAAATTGTAACCCTCAAGAGCCTTAACCCCTCTCATGACTCTCGTCTTATAGAAAACTTCAATGGATGGAGAAATATAATAACTCtgcttataaattataataacttatctATCCCTATGTGCTATAGAAATAAAAGATGATATGCTGCAAACAAACATTCTTTGGACCATTTGAACAGTTAGGGCCgggttgtttaaaattaaaaaaaaagtgtttatgaaaaaaaaaaacattttttatgtaagtatttttttaaagcacataggatttacttcttaaaaaaataaaaaaatacttattttaagtaaaaatagtttaaacCAATACATCAGAAAattatataactatttttttatttaaaaaacatttattttaaaaataagcttAAACAAACTAATTCTAACAGCTACAAAACTAACGTCTTTTCTAAGAAGAGCCACTGGACATAAGAAAATGAAGCTAGTTTTGGTGCATCTTTGGTTGGacataaagaaaatagaaacaaaagaaaatatggaTAATgatatactatattttttttttaatttgattgaagagaaagttaaaaaaagaaaaagaaaaaggttggcTTCTAgaagtaaaaatttaaattttcttcctttggctattttttttatagtaaaactTCATAAACTATTTATTGATcgtataaaatatgttttaaaattctgtttgtATTGTTAaccttttcttgtttttgattataagagaatattttttttaatccttgggtcaagaaaaaaagaatcttGATTAATTTGAGTtgggtaaaaaatataataaaatttaactaaaaatcatttttctaaaaaattaaactcaaatattatctaaattatttaactttaatttcaGCATTTTAATCTCTTGAATTACTTAGCGGTAAACTTTATCTTTTGAGTTGTGATTCCGGTTTCCTACTTTTACTTTGTTTATTATATAGAAAGATAATAATGGCACTAGCCGCTACGTACTCTAAGGACTTTAAATCCACGTACCAAGACTAGGGACTTCGAATCCAAGCCATGCAACCTAGTCCTATGATTCCAAAAGTTCCAAATATTCAAATCTTACGATcctaattcaatttaaaatcgCCTTCACTCCAACGAACACTTTGTTTGAAAACATTGAGAAATCAAAATCACacaaaatgtaaattaaaaagataaaaaattataatgattttttaaacatCAATCTATAAGCATCCAAATATAGTAAAAATTTCTTAATAAAAGTATTTGCTAATACATTAAAAGTACAAAggtataatcaatattttttatgtaataaagtataataactattttttaaataaattcttacCATTATCAGTTACTTAACatcattataaaattgatgCTAACATTCTTAtggaaactaaaataaaataaaattgaagccaATGAATTGActtctaattaaatttcttttacattttattatatGGTGACACTTAGAATTAGTTACTGCAGTCTCCATCCTTATATACCTATGTATTagactatttttatttgattgatggtttctttttataagattctcttctaaaatgtattaattattttattctataatgtttttaattaattatagtatTCTTTCtcttaacattaattaattttttgtgagaaataattaagtaaaaagaaaaataaaaaataattttgaaaaaatataaataattaataaatttaatataattaattaaattaattattttttcaaagaatatgAATTAATGTAAAACATATTAGAGACGGAGGTAGTACTGCATAACATTCTCTCATTTATCAATATAGTTGGTTCATTCTTGTAGTCAATTTTTAACCTGAAGGAATTGTATTTCCTTCATCCATTCATGAGTTTTCCAAAAGAAGGGACCCACAGGCGGTCGAAGTCGCCACGTGGCACTGTAAGCAGGGGCGCGAGTACAATCCTTGACGCTGCTGCAACGTAGCAGATCTCCCCTGCATTGCTTGCAACCATGGTAGCCTAAcctccctttcttcttcttcaccagcccAATTTCTTTGACCTCCCgtctatctctctcttgctctcTCTGTCCGATCCCATTCGGTTCCAACGAAAAGAAGAAACCCTAGACCTCGTCGTTTCTCACTTCTCTCTCATTTCGCACCTCGATCCGTGTGCGTGAATGTCCAGAGGCGCGTGGCGATGACGACGGGGAAGTCTGATTTGGTGTCGATCCGCGTTCCCTACAAGAACCTCCACGACGATTCCTCCGCCCCCGAACTCGAACTCGTCGACGTCCACCACCGCGGCAACCACCGCAACTCGCCGCCGCCGAATCACTCTCCCTCGCCGCCGAACAGCAACAACGCTCCGCTGCTTCATCTCGTTCTCAGTTGCACCGTCGCCGCCGGCGTCCAATTCGGCTGGGCCTTGCAGCTCTCTCTCTTAACGCCCTACATTCAGgtccctctccctctccctctccgaCTGAATAATTTTGACTTTTTCGATATTACGGTTTCGTCGTTGACCAGATCCTTCTGTAATCGGAACCGGATACTCTACGGTTCGTAAAGGATGCAATTACATCCAATGGCGGATAGTTAATGTATTCATATTATagcatttttttagtaattaattaattataatggtTCAGATCGTATGCAGTTGATTTCTCAACTGTAGAGGATCTCAATCCTTTTGCAATCTCATTGTTGATTTGGATTCgattttaattgttgaatttgCAATGTTGAAGGAGTGAGAGAGTGCTTGTGTGTGTGCAGTGTTTATATTCAACTTTCCGATTAACTGTGTGCTTTGTTATTGCGTTTTGGTGCAGACGTTGGGAATAGGACATGCGTTTTCTTCGTTTATTTGGCTCTGTGGCCCCATTACAGGTCTTGTGGTAGGTTTCACTCTTCCTttaatctttgaatttcatttcATGCTTTTGCTCACAGTTCTTACTGCTGCTGCATTGGTTCATTTTAGTGCTCCATTGAACGTATTTGTCTATTGTCTGATCAATTGGCATGCATACCTAACTGTTGGTGAATTAATGCTTGTCATTCTTGCTGCTTCAGCCTTGTTCATTGTGATTTAGATCTGAATTGTTCTTTGCTAAAAGTTAGAAACTGATATTTGTATTGTGGAGTACTTTTTGTGGAATAGAGAATTATAAACAGTGTGATACGTACAAGTTTATGCTTTGCTCTTGTTGGTTTGGAACTAGAAAATCACGTATGTGTCTCAACTTTTCATTAGGTTCAACCATGCGTTGGTATTTGGAGTGATAAATGCACTTCAAGGTTTGGCAGAAGAAGACCATTCATTCTGGCAGGATCTCTTATGATATGTCTGGCTGTAAGCATCGGTGACATTGATTGTTTactctgattttatttttttatgctacATTACACATATGCTAAGTCAAGTCTTGTAATTTAGGTGATATTAATCGGATTTTCTGCAGACATTGGATATGTATTAGGTGATACACACGAGCATTGCAGGTTTCTTTTCTCATCCTTTCGTTATTTCCTTACtcattttatttgtctttttaaaaTTCACAGATATGATGACCTTAGTTAGACATTAATGAAATTCATGTCTGAAATTGTAGAACATTTAAAGGGACCCGAACAAGGGCTGCTCTTGTATTTATTCTTGGGTTCTGGATGCTGGACCTTGCTAACAACACAGTGCAGGTAAGCTTGTTAAAGTAATTGACATGTGCTTCTGTTATATTAACTTCATACTGATTCAGTTGTGCAGCTGAAAACTAAATTCCCCTTTATTTCTTCAATTTAATTTGTAGGGGCCAGCTCGAGCACTTTTGGCTGATCTGTCTGGTAAAGCTTGGCTGTCTCACTTGTTTTTCTTGTTCAAATTCTCAACAACCACAATCGGGATTattgattttcatatttaattaaatacttgTTTGGTAGTGAGGAGCCATCATGGTTTAATAAGTTTGCTTCTATTTAGGTCCTGATCAACGCAATGTTGCAAATGCTGTATTTTGCTCGTGGATGGCAGTTGGGAACATCCTAGGATATTCTTCAGGTGCTAGTGGAAAGTGGAACAAGTGAGACTTTGCTCATATGTTGTGCTTATTTCATATTTCTGCACATAGCTGTCTATGTAATGTCCATTCTGCGTGTGCTTTTTCCTCTAATTCTGTCACCAATATTTGAAACATGTTCTTGTTAAATCAATAATTGGAAATGAGACAACGGAGATAATTGATTTTCCACTTATGAAAGGATTATGCAAGAACATAGCCCTAGATAGGAATAATTTAGCCTATGTTAAGGATGACAGAAGTGGTTTTGATAAATAGATTAATGTAAATCCAAAGTTTAGGAATTGGGttatgttattgttattttcGCTCTGCAGAAATATGCTGGCTTTGGATTTGTGTATGTGTTTTACTGTTGTTCTTTCTATATTTCCTGCTGTTTAATATTTCACCCTTTCTTACCTAAGCAGATGGTTTCCTTTCTTGACAACTAGAGCTTGCTGTGAAGCCTGTGGCAATCTTAAAGCGGCATTTCTTGTGGCGGTGGTAGGTTACTACTAAGTTCTGCCTGATTGGGCCTTCATATTTTACTTCTTAATATTCATTGTCAGACATCATAAGCATGACTGTTCTTTGAAtggctattttttttccttattactGAAAAGTAAACACTCTCCAGTTTTTATAGTTGTTTTctctattcatttatttttattaattctcTTGTGGAACAACATCATCTTTACCTGCATTATCTTATGAGTCAACATCATCTATACCTGCATTATCTTGTGGCTCAACATCTCTACCTGCCTTACTGTTCAATGAAAGCAAAGAAAAGCaccataaaaaaaaaggcaGTGCTGTTAAGGTCTGAGATCGTCAGCTGGCAGATCTGCCAAGTTAAATCATATACTGTTAAACCTAATGATTTCAATGCATAATATGTTTAATAGCTGGAATCTCATCATACAATAATGGCAGGTGTTCCTGACATTATGCACACTTGTCACCCTATATTTTGCTGATGAGGTTCCACTTACTACTGCAAGTCAACATCATCACTTGTCAGATTCTTCTCCTTTACTGgatgaacaacaacaaaatggtgttgaattttcaaaattaaagccTTCATCTGTTATGGATGAATCCAATAGTACGCGAACTGAGGATCACATTGAGAAAGATGCAGAGCTGAAACATGGGAATTTCAAAGCTAGGGAAGATCATGCTGAAAATGTAATGGATGGGCCTGGAGCAGTATTGGTAAACTTGTTGACAAGTTTAAGGCATTTGCCACCTGCTATGCATTCTGTCCTGGTTGTAATGGCTCTCACTTGGGTATGTACTAGTATTTATTTGCAAAGGTTTCTGTTGATATTTGTGTTTTCAAGTCGGTTGTGTTGTGAATGCTATTAGCCTAGTGTTGGTGCTTCCCATTTGAAATCCTTCTTATGTTCATTTCAATCCTGTCTACCTGCAGTTGTCATGGTTTCCCTTCTTTCTGTTTGATACGGATTGGATGGGCAGAGAAGTTTATCATGGTGATCCAAAAGGGGGCACTTCTGAAGTAGATCTTTATGATCAAGGAGTTAGAGAAGGTGCATTTGGTTTGCTATTGAATTCTGTAAGAACTCAAAATTGagcatatttattttctcaagAGATTTGTCACAAGCTTTAGTGATGATGATCtggaacttttttatttttcttttattaaattgacTTTCTGGATTTTTATCCTGCCCAATTATTGATCTGAGTCATCTGACATTGCTTTTATGGCTTGATAGGTTGTCCTTGGAATTAGCTCTTTCTTCATTGAACCAATGTGTAAATGGATGGGTGCAAAATTAGTATGGGCACTGAGCAATTTTATCGTCTTTGTTTGCATGGCTAGCACTGCTATCATTAGTCTTATTTCCATAAGAGATTATTCTGGAGGGATAGAACACGTAATTGGAGCAAATGAAGCAATCAAGATTGCTTCCTTGGTTGtgtttgttcttcttggttttccTCTTGCGGTAAGTACAAGGTGTTTCATTTCcacatttaaacttttttattcaatCACCAGATTCCTTTTCCTTATTGATCTCTCAAGCAATCATCCTAGCTTTGATTAAATATCTGTGGAAGTTCATGACAAGATAAATTTCTCATGTTTGTGGCAGATTACCTATAGTGTTCCCTTCGCTGTTACAGCAGAGTTGACTGCTGATTCAGGAGGTGGCCAAGGTTGGTATTAGTTGTAGATGATGTCCTTAACATTTGGTCTTTTAAATTTCTGATTTCAAGGTGTTGCTTGGTTGTGCAGGATTGGCTATAGGAGTTCTTAATCTTGCAATTGTTATTCCTCaggtatttttttcttcttctcaagcATTACTCTGTCTGTTACTCCACCTTTCTTAGAGAGTGGACTGTTTTGAAGTTACAAAATTATattggatttttattttgttttatcattGTTTCTCGTGTCTGTCCATATTACTGTTACCTATGTTGTGCAATTTGGTATTTTGATCTTTCCTATGCAATTAACACTTTCTCCCCTATCTTCTTCCATATTATTAACTTTGGATAAAATTCCAATGGACTTGATTATAAAACAGGAtgcttaaaatttattagtgCGACTGAAAAACACATTGTATACTTCTAGGTGGATTTTTTCCTGTATTCTTCTAAACTTGTCTCCATTCATTTCGTTCTAGTTTGTAGTctcatattattatttgttatatcTGGATGAAACTGTTGGCTTCATGGCTAATAAATGACTGATTATAACCCAGACTTTGTATTAGTTGTCCGTAATCAGTCTCACTCTCTAGTCTGTAGTGGAATAAGACATTCTACTCttttttaagtttgaatttCTTGTAAATGTTGTGAATTGCGTTTTGATGTATCGTTGGCATCTTTAGATGATTATATCCCTTGGTTCTGGTCCTTGGGATGCTCTCTTTGGCGGTGGCAATATTCCTGCATTTGTTTTGGCTTCTTTGTGCGCCCTTGCTGGTGGTGTCATTGCAACTCTCAAACTGCCTGATCTCTCTAGTAGTTCATTCCAGTCAACAGGATTTCATATTGGCTAGCCATTGGAAGATCTAACCTGATAATATTTTAACCTGTACATGGTCCTTTGAAATCGGGAGTACACCCAAAATATGGAGAGCCGGCACGGTGATTGCGTGTTGTGTTGCTTTTCAACCCTCAGAAGGCGCATGCCATATtcaaattcattcatttttccCCCCACGTTGTGGGTGTCTGTATTTTATATAATGTAACTGACTGCACACAGTAGAAGAAAAAGCTTAGGTGCATATAGTAACACGGCTTTGTAATCTGCTATTCCCTCATGCGTTGTTTGGACGACAAGTGAAATATAGAGGgaacaaaaaataagagataGAGGGGAtggaaatgaaaaatagaaaaatatgttGTTTAGATGAATAGCaataaaaggtttttttttggttcatttggatgaatgaaagaattgacaaataaataagctatgtaaaaatatttatatattaaaattaattttaactaaaaatttgaACCTTTTactttaacataaaattatttgtaattttatattctttttctgCTCaatcaaaaatttattattttttattgtgtttctcccttttctatttttcctttctgttTCCACACATTCAAGCATGGTTAGTGATTACAATATGATGAGATCAATTTGAGAGTTAATAGTGTTTGGAATATAGCTCAGATTCTTTGATCAAAGAATTCTCGGTGGAGTGTCCAATTAGATTTGGTTAGAATGTGTGACTGGACAAATGCTGTGGCAGATTTGTTGAAATTACAATACATTGGAATGTAGAGCAGTAGAGCACCATAACCTGGAAGTCCTTTGAATCTATCTTCAAGGGATGTTTGTTGGTGTCTGCTGTAATATAGAATTTGCCAACGGTTGTCTAGTACCTACTTTGGGAGGGAAGCATGGTGCGGTTAAAATATGTTGCTCCTTAATCGAAAGAGATGAAGTATACTATACTAGAGCTAGAAAATGAGAATGAAAGTGATAACGACAGGCCTGTGAACTTTGATTAAAAAAGCCCAATATGAcaagataattttttctttagtaTACAGGGTTTAATCCCTGCTACCCCTTTTCCTTGTTGTGACAAAATACAAGTATTACTCAAATACTGTCAACATGTACTTTTGTAAGGATTATTCATCTCCAAGACAAGTTACTTGTTGTATTAGGCATTAGAAATGAACATGGGTTGTTATGTCTTCTCGTTTGCCACCACCTACGCTTGGAATTCTGCGCACGTACGCAGATATGCGCACGTAATATATGTAAGGATCatgtaataaaacagtaat
Encoded proteins:
- the LOC114397661 gene encoding sucrose transport protein SUC3-like isoform X1; translation: MTTGKSDLVSIRVPYKNLHDDSSAPELELVDVHHRGNHRNSPPPNHSPSPPNSNNAPLLHLVLSCTVAAGVQFGWALQLSLLTPYIQTLGIGHAFSSFIWLCGPITGLVVQPCVGIWSDKCTSRFGRRRPFILAGSLMICLAVILIGFSADIGYVLGDTHEHCRTFKGTRTRAALVFILGFWMLDLANNTVQGPARALLADLSGPDQRNVANAVFCSWMAVGNILGYSSGASGKWNKWFPFLTTRACCEACGNLKAAFLVAVVFLTLCTLVTLYFADEVPLTTASQHHHLSDSSPLLDEQQQNGVEFSKLKPSSVMDESNSTRTEDHIEKDAELKHGNFKAREDHAENVMDGPGAVLVNLLTSLRHLPPAMHSVLVVMALTWLSWFPFFLFDTDWMGREVYHGDPKGGTSEVDLYDQGVREGAFGLLLNSVVLGISSFFIEPMCKWMGAKLVWALSNFIVFVCMASTAIISLISIRDYSGGIEHVIGANEAIKIASLVVFVLLGFPLAITYSVPFAVTAELTADSGGGQGLAIGVLNLAIVIPQMIISLGSGPWDALFGGGNIPAFVLASLCALAGGVIATLKLPDLSSSSFQSTGFHIG
- the LOC114397661 gene encoding sucrose transport protein SUC3-like isoform X2; this encodes MHFKVWQKKTIHSGRISYDMSGYIGYVLGDTHEHCRTFKGTRTRAALVFILGFWMLDLANNTVQGPARALLADLSGPDQRNVANAVFCSWMAVGNILGYSSGASGKWNKWFPFLTTRACCEACGNLKAAFLVAVVFLTLCTLVTLYFADEVPLTTASQHHHLSDSSPLLDEQQQNGVEFSKLKPSSVMDESNSTRTEDHIEKDAELKHGNFKAREDHAENVMDGPGAVLVNLLTSLRHLPPAMHSVLVVMALTWLSWFPFFLFDTDWMGREVYHGDPKGGTSEVDLYDQGVREGAFGLLLNSVVLGISSFFIEPMCKWMGAKLVWALSNFIVFVCMASTAIISLISIRDYSGGIEHVIGANEAIKIASLVVFVLLGFPLAITYSVPFAVTAELTADSGGGQGLAIGVLNLAIVIPQMIISLGSGPWDALFGGGNIPAFVLASLCALAGGVIATLKLPDLSSSSFQSTGFHIG